From the genome of Impatiens glandulifera chromosome 9, dImpGla2.1, whole genome shotgun sequence, one region includes:
- the LOC124915709 gene encoding glutaredoxin-C3 yields MEAGFNLVRVDLVVILLCLILSSFVQHSVASESTSAFVQNAIYSNKITIFSKSYCPYSLRAKNVFNKLQEKAFVVELDLRDDGYKIQDVLLEMVGRRTVPQVFVNGKHIGGSDDLKVAVENGELQNLLDKNSR; encoded by the exons ATGGAGGCGGGTTTTAACCTAGTTAGGGTTGATCTCGTCGTCATTcttctttgtttgattttgagcTCTTTCGTTCAACATTCCGTAGCTTCAGAGTCAACCTCTGCTTTTGTTCAAAATGCCATCTATTCCAACAAGATCACAATTTTCTCCAAATCTTATTGCCC GTATTCACTGAGGGCAAAGAATGTATTCAATAAGTTGCAAGAGAAAGCTTTTGTAGTGGAACTTGATCTTCGAG ATGATGGATACAAAATTCAAGATGTTCTTCTGGAAATGGTAGGCAGACGAACTGTTCCTCAGGTGTTTGTGAATGGGAAGCATATTGGTGGATCAGATG ATCTCAAAGTTGCGGTTGAAAATGGTGAGCTACAAAACCTTCTGGACAAAAATAGCAGATAA